The Bacillota bacterium genome contains a region encoding:
- a CDS encoding MurR/RpiR family transcriptional regulator, whose translation MKNEKPLGLYEKPLHNPDTNPDHTLPQDAKVHIQNNPQNNPLQQLREVFIELEGSQRQLGSFILENSHHVHRLSISELSRQSGVSETTVVRLCRTLGFNGYKEFRLTMAEAVSSLRGQLVVGSDVPLNLSKDDDTSTIAKKVIQDNIDVLTELAKILNEQDIERAADAIVSCHIMQIYGVGSSAGIALDACQRFIRAGVSCTPLLDPHMQIAAALQLTPKDVAFGISYSGSSRETVDALSAARSAGATTICMTTFPNSRITKEANIQLITPAATVPIPRETVASRIAQLAVIDILCVLTITRKSRDLAKYINHLEDALTNKRY comes from the coding sequence ATGAAAAATGAGAAACCCCTGGGCCTATACGAAAAGCCCCTTCATAACCCAGATACAAATCCAGACCATACTTTACCACAAGATGCTAAGGTACATATTCAAAATAACCCTCAAAATAACCCTCTACAGCAACTGAGAGAAGTATTTATAGAGCTTGAGGGGTCCCAAAGACAATTGGGTTCGTTCATTTTGGAAAACTCTCATCATGTTCACCGTCTATCAATTTCCGAACTATCACGGCAAAGTGGTGTGAGCGAAACAACAGTCGTGCGCCTCTGCCGCACCCTCGGATTTAACGGCTATAAAGAATTTCGTTTGACTATGGCTGAAGCAGTCTCTTCCCTTCGAGGACAACTCGTAGTTGGTTCAGATGTTCCTCTCAACTTGAGCAAGGACGACGATACATCGACGATTGCGAAAAAGGTTATACAAGACAATATAGACGTACTGACCGAGCTGGCCAAGATACTTAATGAGCAAGATATCGAACGGGCTGCGGACGCTATCGTATCCTGTCACATAATGCAGATTTACGGAGTGGGCAGCTCTGCAGGTATCGCCCTGGATGCCTGTCAAAGATTTATACGGGCGGGTGTATCTTGTACTCCACTGTTGGACCCGCACATGCAGATAGCTGCGGCTCTCCAATTAACACCTAAAGATGTCGCATTTGGCATCTCCTATTCGGGTTCGTCACGGGAAACAGTCGACGCGCTTAGTGCAGCCCGGTCTGCTGGCGCAACTACTATTTGCATGACAACCTTCCCTAATTCTCGGATTACAAAGGAAGCAAACATCCAGCTAATAACTCCGGCAGCGACCGTTCCAATTCCCAGGGAGACTGTAGCTTCGCGAATTGCGCAGCTTGCAGTGATTGATATCCTATGTGTTCTCACCATAACCCGCAAATCTCGCGATTTGGCTAAATATATTAACCACCTTGAGGATGCGCTCACAAATAAGCGCTACTGA
- a CDS encoding HEPN domain-containing protein translates to MESAFFCHLSIEKMLKALITERTEEIPLKTHNLLLLARKGLREAELNTEMKEFFAEIMPFQLESRYPSDRRRLLQENPPARFRALFERTKEMLACLNQKLK, encoded by the coding sequence TTGGAATCCGCTTTTTTCTGTCACTTAAGTATCGAAAAAATGTTGAAAGCGTTGATCACCGAGAGGACGGAGGAAATTCCCCTAAAGACCCATAATCTTTTGCTGTTAGCTCGGAAGGGCCTGAGGGAAGCAGAGTTAAATACGGAAATGAAGGAGTTCTTTGCGGAGATTATGCCTTTTCAACTAGAGAGTCGCTACCCCAGTGATCGGAGGAGATTATTGCAAGAAAATCCGCCCGCAAGATTTCGCGCGCTTTTTGAAAGAACAAAGGAGATGCTCGCATGCCTAAATCAAAAGCTGAAATAG
- a CDS encoding nucleotidyltransferase domain-containing protein produces MKALQKTLPVERVILFGSYAKGTPQPESDIDIAVISPAFGQNPWEDRKRLYRTIIFEKLEPSIEPHPFAPVDMKTPPSLLREILRTGQTIYPV; encoded by the coding sequence GTGAAAGCGCTTCAGAAGACTCTACCAGTTGAGCGGGTCATTTTATTTGGTTCTTATGCGAAAGGGACCCCGCAACCGGAAAGTGATATTGACATCGCGGTCATTTCCCCTGCATTTGGGCAGAACCCCTGGGAGGATCGGAAACGATTATATCGGACAATTATTTTTGAGAAACTGGAACCTTCTATTGAACCACATCCGTTTGCGCCTGTGGACATGAAAACGCCACCGTCATTGCTCCGAGAAATTCTGCGCACTGGCCAGACCATCTATCCGGTTTAG
- a CDS encoding methylenetetrahydrofolate reductase encodes MEGIIGDGKNQGPCRKLSFREAILDPDAFSVTWELVPGRGAWEESQQRVLTMAEKAAKDHRINGITITDNPGGKPAILACGLAVEAMKYGVDPIIHFTCKDKNRNDIESELYALARSGVENLLVMTGDYPSEGYMGGPKPVFDLDAVQALRLIARLNAGNDIPAYKGRMTLKATKFFPGAVVSPFKQTEAEVMTQYYKLHQKVKSGVRFIISQLGYDARKFDELLRYVRLNGFKVPVIGNIYVLTLGAARLMNRNAIPGCVVTDELLKILEEESSSGGFKGKQLLRSAKLYAVMKGLGFKGVNVSGQGLSYEDVVYIIENGEELSPRWEDFLPEFDFPQREGFYFFERGPVSPLNADRSVNRAGYESMNRRNSGNRSRRGRPISYWLLVLVHRLVFDPEAPFFPLAKGIARLIDRSSFKGAFTLLEYFIKTLTNECRFCGDCALHDLAYICPMSKCPKQQRNGPCGGSYEGWCEVYPGKQRCIYVAIYGRFKGAPQEKKLAGNYISPCNWQLYRTSSWLNYFCGRDYSGLRESLPEEGRVRDG; translated from the coding sequence ATGGAAGGCATAATAGGGGACGGGAAAAATCAGGGTCCGTGCAGGAAGTTGTCCTTTCGCGAAGCTATTTTAGATCCCGATGCGTTTTCCGTAACTTGGGAGCTCGTACCGGGAAGGGGAGCATGGGAGGAATCCCAGCAGCGGGTTCTTACGATGGCTGAGAAGGCTGCCAAGGATCACCGGATAAATGGGATTACCATAACTGACAACCCCGGGGGGAAGCCCGCGATCCTAGCGTGCGGCCTCGCAGTGGAGGCCATGAAGTACGGGGTCGACCCTATAATTCACTTCACTTGCAAGGATAAGAACAGGAACGACATCGAGAGTGAGCTTTATGCCCTCGCGAGGTCAGGCGTCGAGAACCTCCTGGTGATGACGGGTGATTACCCCTCTGAAGGATATATGGGTGGCCCCAAGCCCGTTTTTGACCTTGATGCGGTGCAGGCCCTCAGGTTGATAGCGCGTTTGAACGCTGGGAATGACATACCAGCCTATAAAGGCCGAATGACCCTCAAAGCCACCAAGTTCTTCCCCGGTGCTGTGGTCTCCCCCTTTAAGCAGACTGAGGCTGAGGTGATGACTCAGTACTACAAGCTACACCAGAAGGTCAAGAGCGGCGTTCGGTTCATAATTAGCCAGTTAGGTTATGACGCAAGGAAGTTTGACGAGCTCCTCCGGTATGTAAGGTTAAACGGATTTAAGGTCCCGGTGATCGGGAATATCTATGTCCTCACCTTGGGGGCCGCAAGGCTGATGAACCGGAATGCCATACCGGGTTGCGTCGTCACCGATGAGTTGTTAAAAATCCTGGAGGAGGAGAGCTCCTCCGGGGGTTTCAAGGGAAAACAGCTTCTCAGGTCCGCCAAGCTATATGCTGTGATGAAAGGCTTGGGGTTTAAGGGAGTGAACGTAAGCGGTCAGGGGCTAAGCTACGAGGATGTGGTGTACATAATCGAAAATGGAGAGGAGTTAAGTCCACGCTGGGAGGATTTTCTACCGGAATTCGACTTTCCTCAAAGGGAAGGTTTCTACTTCTTTGAAAGGGGACCTGTGAGTCCCCTAAATGCTGACAGGTCGGTAAATAGGGCAGGTTACGAGAGTATGAATCGCAGGAACAGTGGGAACAGAAGCCGGAGAGGGAGGCCTATATCTTACTGGCTTCTTGTTTTGGTTCATAGGCTCGTTTTCGACCCCGAAGCCCCGTTTTTCCCTCTCGCGAAGGGGATAGCGAGGCTCATAGATAGGTCCTCATTTAAGGGTGCCTTTACTCTCCTGGAGTATTTCATCAAGACTCTCACCAATGAGTGTCGATTTTGCGGGGATTGCGCTCTTCACGACCTCGCCTATATCTGTCCGATGTCCAAGTGTCCCAAGCAACAGAGGAATGGTCCATGTGGAGGAAGCTACGAAGGATGGTGCGAGGTCTACCCCGGAAAGCAGAGATGTATCTATGTTGCAATCTACGGGAGGTTCAAGGGCGCTCCCCAGGAGAAGAAGCTGGCAGGGAACTATATTTCCCCATGTAACTGGCAACTTTACCGCACATCCTCATGGCTGAACTACTTCTGCGGCCGGGATTATAGTGGCCTCAGGGAGAGCCTACCAGAAGAGGGTCGGGTAAGGGATGGTTAG